In Colletes latitarsis isolate SP2378_abdomen chromosome 12, iyColLati1, whole genome shotgun sequence, the sequence CAGTTAGTCGATAGGCAAATTGGCTTAGAGGCAGCGACCGACAGGGTGGTTTACAGAACCAGCAAGCCCTGCCAGTGACCAGTGGCCGAGTGGCGAATCAACCCTTCGCCGGTCGCGTCCCCGATCCCTTCCTGGGGTTTCCTACGCCACGAACGCCGAAATATTGCTCCCTGTGCGACCGGAAGTGACCCCCCTCCACCACAACTCGCGGTGCTCGAAAGTACTGGCCACTCCGTAGTCCGAAGAGCAGTTCCGTCGTTTCGAAATCGATGATCCGCCGGGGATCGTGGTGCATCGACGATCGTCGAAAGATCAGGACACTTTGATGGATATTCGGGGGTACTTCCGGTGGACGTGGCCCGTGGGTTGACCTCTGCGCGATATCAAGGATACCAGGGTCGAGCAAGAGCGCTGGTTGGACAAAGGGAATCGACACGGTAGAATGTGCAGATGATCGGTGAGTCCTGGATCGTTAGACTCCcctggatctttatgcaaatttctattttttatttacccTTTCCGGTAATTTTAAGTTTACGAACGAaaaggacgattttaatattaaaatggcGTTGCAAAACTGGTAACTTCTATCAAAATTAATTCTTGGAGTGgttaattaatgaaatgggagcatatcttacaaatttttaatcgtaaacAATATAAATTTCTCTGGAGGAAAAAGGATTCTAATGTGCCCAAATTAATTCTTTTActtttgaaattaattattggagtgcaaagggttatttAATAAGATAGAAATATGTCTAGTGTATcgtgtaatttttaaaaaattaaaatttcccacaaATTGCATAAATATCCACGGTCTACCGACAGTGAAGGGGTCACTGACCTCGATTGCCCCAGGCTACCCGGATGGAATTTCTTTCTCTCTACCTTTGCTACGCCTATGCATCGCCAATTTCCGCCAGGAACTCTCGGGACACGTTTGATTTTCAGGAATGACGAGACACTCTCTGGTGATCCTATGCTGCTACCTGTACACGCTCTTTGACATGGCGGCCCTGCACTTTCCGTGAGTAGGAGCATGTTTTTTTTTGTTGGAAATTAAGCTCGGAACGCTCTGAGATCGACCCACGTGTCCATTTTTCTCCTCACGAAAGTTTGGCCATCGATCTCTCGCGCTTTCCGCGCCATTGTTCCTGCTGTCTATTTTCTCTCGCAAAAAGGACGAACCTGGGACCGTATAAACGTCGAGAAAATAACAAATTCCCTCAAAATtcagtttaaaattattttaattgtttgAAATTTCGACACTGAAGCGAGTTCGTCCTCGTTGCAAAATGGCGCTGGATTGCTGGGCCCAGCATCACCCGCGACTGTGTCGAGTTTCAGCGAGGAAATATGCGAACCGGTACTTTCCACGGAGGTCGAAGGCTGGCACATTAAGGTCGATAGCCTATCGTCCAGTACGTTTCGACTTTCGGCGAGAAAGCGCGGGTACCGGTTCTTTCCGAAGATCGAAAGGTAACGAACCTCCCCCAATCGACAAATTCAACGAAAGAAACCGTGAAACACCACGTAAATTATAAGATTCATCAAACACATTCACTGTCCATGGTTCGTatatgggtcatatcgctgtgtTATTGGATACGCCGCTGAGAAACTGGACAGTGAACACCTTGATAGTTGACTCGTTTCGAAATTTAAGTAAAATAGAAGCTCCTCAAAACGTGTTGCTCAGTTTTGCTAGTGAAAGATTGCAAACGCAATTTGACAACAAATATATGGTAATTTAATAAGAGTTTTTTTTAAAATGTCGACGAGGCAAgcacataaaatataaaatttattatgcaTTCACTGTTCGTGAAACGTatatgggtcatatcgctgtgtTATTagatacgccgctgggaaactGGACAGTGAACACATTGATAGTTGACTCGTttcgaaatttaaataaaatagaagCTCCTCGAAAGGTGTTGCTCAGTTTTGCTAGTGAAAGATTGCAAACGCAATTTGGCAACAGATATATGATAATTTAGTAGgagaatataaaatttattaacgcaTTCACTGCCCATGACTCGTatatgggtcatatcgctgtgtTATTGGATACGCCGCTGAGAAACTGGACAGTCAACGCATTGATAGTTgattcgtttcgaaatttaaataaaatagaagCTCCTCAAAAGGTGTTACATACTCGATATTGTTCCGTGAAAGATTCCAAACGCAATTTGGCAACAAATATATGGTAATTTACtagaatactttttttttaaatgtcgaCGAGGGAAAcacataaaatttattaacgcaTTCACTGTCCATGACTCGTATATGGGTCATATCGCCGGGCTATTGGATACGCCGCTGAAAAACTGGACAGTCAACGCATTGATAGTTgattcgtttcgaaatttaaataaaatagaagCTCCTCGAAAGGTGTTACATACTCGATATTGTTCCGTGAAAGATTCCAAACGCAATTTAGCAACAAATATATGGTAATTTACTAGGATAATACTTTTTCTTTAAATGTCGACGAGGGAAACACAAAATTTATTAACGCATTCACTGTCCATGACTCGTATATGGGTCATATCGCCGGGCTATTGGATACGCCGCTGAGAAACTGGACAGTCAACGCATTGATAGTTgattcgtttcgaaatttaaataaaatagaagCTCCCCAAAAAGTGTTACATACTTAATTTTGCTAGTGAAAGATTGCAAACTCAATTTGACAACAAATATATGGTAATTTACTAagagaatatattttttaaaattattttgtaactGTACTCGGTGTCGAAGAGGCGAGTGAAGAGAAAGAAAACTTGGTGCAACTGCAGTAAAACGATACTTATGGCTCACGTTTGGAGACGTTTGTTTTCATCTGACTCGCCTCATCGAGTGTCGATTTCAATTCCTACGAAACGTCCTCGACCAGTAAGCCGGGGAATTCCTCTCCGTGAACCGGAAACCCGGATACGTCGGGCAAAGGGAGAGAAACGACAGGTATTATATCGACGAGACTGATTTCTTTTCGAAGTCCTAAAATTCTTAAAAGTCTTGTTATGGATTATCAGGTTGGCAGGTTTCACCGGCGCTATAAGGCGCCACGCGATCGAGAATAATCTAGAGACAGTGAACCGGGCTTCGATCCCAAGGAATTCGAGCTTCGTTGATATCGCGATCGTCTCGAGATTAAAAcgtgatattttttaaaatagtcaGGGGCAAGAAATTGATTCTAAAATTCGCAAAATTGGGACAGTCTGAGCTTCAGgatgaaaatttgaaaatgaaaGGAGATCGATACGAATCGATGAAAATTACTAGGTGGAGATTATAAGGGCAGGGGCTTATTAAAATGTCCGCATGTAAGGAACACGCGTATCTCGGCCGTACTTAAAGGTGTGTCAAGCACGAAGACCTATTATGGCTTCCGCGATATTGCTGTTTCATCGGAATCGCGGCAATATTTTAGACTCGTTCGATACTCGCGCTTTTGCAGCGcagataattttatttacacCCTCGACGCTAGGATTAACAACCAATGAAGTTAGTTACACCACAAATTCTCAAAAATCCACATCACTTAATATCGTGGAATTTTTGtcgacgcgttcactgtccggatCCTTAGCGACGTATCCAAAAGCACGGCGCTATGACCCGTATACGTGTCACGGGCAGTGGACGTGCGTCAGCGTCTAAAATAGAAATTCCGGAGGTGGTATGGACTGCGTCTCTCTAATTAGAAGCAACGGCAAGTAAATTGGTTTCGCGATTTACCGTGTCCGCGTCCAGGCCTCGCTTCTCCTCGCTTCTGCTTTCTTTCAGGGAGTCGGATCTCGAGGAGTACGGCAGAAAGGAAGCCTCGTTGTCGCTGAGGGACATCCTGCCTTTGAACCCCAAGCAATACGACAAGCACAGAGCACCGAAGTACTTGGGACAGCCCACCATCGTCTATTTCCACGTCACCGTTCTCAGCCTCGACTCCATAAACGAGGAATCCATGGTAGACATCTTCATTTCTGCTCTCGCGTTGatcgacaaaataaaaataaccctCGACTTCGCCCAGACGTACGTCGCGGACATATTTCTGGCTCAAAGCTGGCGGGACTCCAGGCTCCGACTTCCGGAGAACATGTCCGAGGAGTACAGGATATTGGACGTGGATTGGCTGCACAACATTTGGAGGCCAGACTGCTTCTttaaaaacgcgaaaaaggTCACCTTCCACGAGATGTCGATACCCAATCACTACCTCTGGTTGTACCATGACAAGACTCTGCTCTACATGTCCAAGTAAGGGCAGCCAAAGTAACCCCCAAACGTGTGGTAATTAAAGAAAGTAATAATCGTTTTTTTTCAGATTGACTCTCGTTCTGTCCTGCGCGATGAAGTTCGAGTCCTACCCCCACGACACCCAAATCTGTTCGATGATGATAGAAAGCTGTAAGTATCGTTTGCATCGACTATAATTCCACGCCTCCTCAAGTAGAATCGGACCGTAGAATAAAAAAGTTAGCCTCCTGCGTCTGCCGTCAGAGGGCCACGCTGTTGACTTTCTCGCTAGCGCTCAACTGACCTCTCCGTTTCTATATATACGCTCCTCGACTCGACCATCGGTAAGGCAGAGCTAGGGGGCTGCCTTACCGACGCGTCCACCATATATCAAAACCCCATATTACTTCGACAATAATAGACTCACGTAACCCCAATTTCGAACTTTCCCCAGTgtccaattaaattaaaatggcCGCCACAATTGTGTCGTCGAATAGATTCAATTGAATTCCGATCCGAAACGTGAAGTGTGGGTGTTGTATCGTTTGCATCGACTATAATTCCACGCCTCCTCAAGTAGAATCGGACCGTGGAATAAAAAACTCAGCCTCCCGCCgccagagggccacgctctGACTCTTGACTCTCTCGCTAGCGCTCCACTGACCTCTCCTCCTCTCTTTCTCCGCTTATAGAAGCCTCCACAATTGTGTCGTCGAATAGATTCGATTGAATTCTGATCTAAAATGCGAAGTGTGGGTGTTGAGAGGTTAATTATAATGTGGTGAGACAGAGGAGGTGAATGATGATGCCCTCATGGTAATTTGTACCCCCCAGTGTCGCACACGACTCAGGACCTGGTGTTCATTTGGAACATGACGGACCCTCTGGTGGTGAATCCGGAGATCGAGCTGCCCCAGCTGGACATCTCCAACAATTACACGACCGATTGCACGATCGAGTACTCCACGGGGAACTTCACGTGCATACAGATCGTGTTCAATCTGCGCCGGCGGCTCGGCTACCACCTGTTCCACACGTACATACCGTCCGCGCTGATCGTGGTCATGTCCTGGATCGCGTTCTGGATCAAACCCGAGGCCATCCCGGCCAGGGTCACCCTGGGCGTCACGTCACTGCTGACCCTCGGTGAGAAATGTCGATTTATTACGAGATAAAAAGCGAAAAAGAATCGAATCCCTTTACTAAGACGACCGCCATTGGCCTCAATACTTGTACAGACATTAAAATGTTGACGCCTCACTGCTGAGAGTAGATTTTAGGGTTAGGTTAGACGATGCAACGTCGTTATggtaacagtgagtaaatctagTGAATTGGGAGGAGTACTGTAAAACGAGGTTCGAAATTTGCATGGTGTCGTCTAGAAAAAAGTCCCTAGGGGCCTTTGAAGGAGGTTAGATTGCATTTCAAAGCTTTAAGGTTAGGTTAGAGTTGTATCAACGATGCAAGAGTCCAATAGATCGTTTTACGTTAAAAGTGAATAAATCTAGTGTATTAGAAGGTAACCTACAAAACGAGGTTCCAAAATTTGCATGGTGTCGTCTAGAAAAAAGTCCCTAGGGGCCTTTGAATGAGGTTAGATTGCATTTCAAAGCTTTAAGGTTAGGTTAGAGTTGCATCAACGATGCAAGAGTCCAATAGATCGTTTTACGTTAAAAGTGAATAAATCTAGTGTATTAGAAGGTAACCTACGAAACGAGGTTCCAAAATTTGCATGGTGTCGTCTAGAAAAAAGTCCCTAGGGGCCTTTGAATGAGGTTAGATTGCATTTCAAAGCTTTAAGGTTAGGTTAGAGTTGTATCAATGATGCAAGAGTTCAATAGATCGTTTTACGTTAAAAGTGGATAAATCTAGTGTATTAGAAGGTAACCTACAAAACGAGGTCCGAAATTTGCATGGTGTCGTCTAGAAAAAAGTCCCTAGGGGCCTTCGAGTGAGGTTAAAATGAATTTCAAAGGGTAGAATCGACTGGAGAAGTTAGGGGCGAGATCTAGAACACGTGTTCACGGTTAAAGGGATAGAATTACGTCGAATTTCATACGAGGGAGTAATGAGAATATTTCATAAAGCGTTTCCCTTCCGGGTAGATGTAAGAGGATGCAAATTGCACCAACATGATGGAGAACCAGCTCAACTGGAATTCTAATGGAAATGATTCAGCATAGTAGGTTAACGCAATTGCTGTTGCACGGTACACCAAACAGCAAAGGGTCTATATCTACGAACCTAACCTAACAAATTCCTCGTTCCT encodes:
- the Hiscl1 gene encoding histamine-gated chloride channel subunit 1 isoform X2, which translates into the protein MIGMTRHSLVILCCYLYTLFDMAALHFPESDLEEYGRKEASLSLRDILPLNPKQYDKHRAPKYLGQPTIVYFHVTVLSLDSINEESMTYVADIFLAQSWRDSRLRLPENMSEEYRILDVDWLHNIWRPDCFFKNAKKVTFHEMSIPNHYLWLYHDKTLLYMSKLTLVLSCAMKFESYPHDTQICSMMIESLSHTTQDLVFIWNMTDPLVVNPEIELPQLDISNNYTTDCTIEYSTGNFTCIQIVFNLRRRLGYHLFHTYIPSALIVVMSWIAFWIKPEAIPARVTLGVTSLLTLATQNTQSQQSLPPVSYVKAIDVWMSSCSVFVFLSLMEFAVVNNYMGPVATKAMKGYSDEDLREAIDEFKTPMRNDSGRSRSPVRPLTVQYDTCCEGRATAIYIDKVSRFFFPFSFLILNVVYWSTFL
- the Hiscl1 gene encoding histamine-gated chloride channel subunit 1 isoform X1, coding for MIGMTRHSLVILCCYLYTLFDMAALHFPEEICEPVLSTEVEGWHIKVDSLSSSTFRLSARKRGYRFFPKIERESDLEEYGRKEASLSLRDILPLNPKQYDKHRAPKYLGQPTIVYFHVTVLSLDSINEESMTYVADIFLAQSWRDSRLRLPENMSEEYRILDVDWLHNIWRPDCFFKNAKKVTFHEMSIPNHYLWLYHDKTLLYMSKLTLVLSCAMKFESYPHDTQICSMMIESLSHTTQDLVFIWNMTDPLVVNPEIELPQLDISNNYTTDCTIEYSTGNFTCIQIVFNLRRRLGYHLFHTYIPSALIVVMSWIAFWIKPEAIPARVTLGVTSLLTLATQNTQSQQSLPPVSYVKAIDVWMSSCSVFVFLSLMEFAVVNNYMGPVATKAMKGYSDEDLREAIDEFKTPMRNDSGRSRSPVRPLTVQYDTCCEGRATAIYIDKVSRFFFPFSFLILNVVYWSTFL